A region of the Rhizobium sp. NLR16a genome:
AAGGGCGCCGGCGGATAGAGTATGAGCGGCCGCCCCGACCCGAACAGTACCGCCTCGACGATCGGGCGGGAGAGGCCGGCCAGTTCCAGAAGCACGAGATCGTAGGCGCGCGAGGCTTCCGCCAGCGTGTCGACGACGAATGGCTCCTCGACCTTGATCTCGCGGGTGCGTAGATCGACGGAAGCCGCCCGTGCCTCATCGACCGCTTTCTGCGTCAGCGTCGAAGCGCGCCTGCGGCTCAGCGCCGCCGCTTCCCGCGCCATTTGTGCCGCATCGATGATCAGTGAGGAGAGGGCATTGGAGACGTCGGGAATGGTAATCTCCACCGCACAGACGGTGAGCGTCGCCTGCATGTGGCGCGCCAGCATGACCGCATTGGCGATCATGATTTCCGAAGTCGCATCAGGATAGGTGAGAAGCGGTAAAAAGATATGCCGTTTCATGGTGGACACCCCAAGAAGAGAATGGCGGACTGGGTCGCCACTCTCGCACTTCAGCGG
Encoded here:
- a CDS encoding universal stress protein — translated: MKRHIFLPLLTYPDATSEIMIANAVMLARHMQATLTVCAVEITIPDVSNALSSLIIDAAQMAREAAALSRRRASTLTQKAVDEARAASVDLRTREIKVEEPFVVDTLAEASRAYDLVLLELAGLSRPIVEAVLFGSGRPLILYPPAPFGGRIDRVAIAWDGSRAAARAAHDAFVFLEQASKVCLLSVVDEKPVTYETGDYLVENLLKSGVMAEVTRLRAHGDPVGEVLQSRAFELRADLLVMGGFGHSRLREFVLGGATQAVLTSITLPVLLSH